A genomic stretch from Acetobacter ascendens includes:
- a CDS encoding aminopeptidase gives MHIMALQNTQGAAGGYLASAEFATMLDRLGEVAARTGLNVAHGQQVIITAPLHAVPLVRRITEHAYKAGASLVSTFYSDEETTLARYKYAAEDTFDTAAGWLAGGMTEAFRNGAARMAITGSNPALLAGQNPEHISRASRANSRVNRPAMEIITNFDVNWCIVAAASPAWAAQVFPDLPVDQAVEKLWQAIFSVSRITGENPVADWEAHNAVLHRRATFLNDARYSALHFKGPGTDLMVGLADGHEWAAGAEKAGNGIVCNPNIPTEEVFTTPHRLKVDGTVAATKPLSHQGTLIEDIRVRFEAGRIVEMHASKGEDVLARVLDTDEGARRLGEVALVPNSSPISRSGILFQNTLFDENAASHIALGQSYTKCMRDTAGQDEAALAARGANSSMIHIDWMIGSGEIDVDGVDAKGEHVALMRKGEWVIKA, from the coding sequence ATGCATATTATGGCCTTACAGAACACGCAGGGTGCCGCAGGCGGTTATCTGGCATCTGCCGAATTTGCCACCATGCTGGACAGGCTGGGTGAAGTGGCAGCACGTACGGGCCTGAACGTGGCCCACGGGCAGCAGGTTATTATTACGGCCCCCCTTCATGCGGTGCCGCTGGTGCGCCGCATTACGGAACACGCGTACAAGGCCGGGGCTTCGCTCGTCAGCACATTTTATTCGGATGAGGAAACAACGCTGGCCCGTTACAAATATGCGGCGGAAGATACGTTTGATACCGCAGCAGGCTGGCTTGCTGGTGGGATGACAGAAGCCTTCCGTAATGGTGCCGCCCGTATGGCCATTACGGGGTCTAACCCGGCATTGCTGGCAGGGCAGAACCCGGAGCATATTTCCCGCGCCAGTAGGGCCAATTCCCGCGTGAACCGGCCTGCTATGGAAATTATCACCAATTTTGATGTGAACTGGTGCATTGTGGCTGCGGCTTCTCCGGCATGGGCGGCACAGGTGTTCCCTGATCTGCCGGTTGATCAGGCGGTGGAAAAACTGTGGCAGGCTATTTTTTCTGTTTCGCGCATTACGGGGGAAAACCCGGTAGCGGATTGGGAGGCCCATAATGCGGTTCTGCATCGCCGCGCCACGTTCTTGAATGATGCCCGTTATAGCGCGCTGCATTTTAAAGGCCCTGGCACAGACCTGATGGTGGGGCTGGCAGATGGGCATGAATGGGCCGCCGGGGCGGAAAAAGCCGGAAACGGCATTGTGTGCAACCCCAACATCCCCACCGAGGAAGTGTTTACAACACCGCATCGCCTTAAAGTGGATGGTACGGTGGCAGCCACCAAGCCGCTTTCTCACCAAGGTACGCTGATTGAGGATATTCGCGTAAGGTTTGAGGCCGGACGCATTGTGGAAATGCACGCCAGCAAGGGTGAGGATGTGCTGGCCCGCGTGCTGGATACAGATGAAGGCGCGCGCCGTTTGGGGGAAGTGGCTCTTGTGCCCAATTCTTCCCCCATTTCGCGCAGCGGTATTTTGTTCCAGAACACATTGTTTGATGAAAACGCCGCCAGCCATATCGCATTGGGGCAATCTTACACCAAATGCATGCGTGATACGGCTGGGCAAGATGAGGCCGCATTGGCCGCACGCGGGGCCAATAGCAGCATGATCCATATAGACTGGATGATTGGTTCTGGTGAAATTGATGTAGACGGCGTGGATGCCAAAGGTGAACACGTGGCATTGATGCGCAAAGGTGAATGGGTGATAAAAGCATGA
- a CDS encoding DUF1643 domain-containing protein, whose protein sequence is MEDLFEGHNVGTARPLKLSEDVVSTATYGGPDKCYRYRLKRVWDATRPLVMWLMMNPSVATEYGDDRTVAKCQRYARAWGYGGILVGNTFAYRCTDQLRLLETPDPVGPENDKALLEMAQEANKVIAAYGTPHHKALLARGPEVVHMLQQHGITVDALRLSKTGRPCHPLYLPASLLPEPLPTHLVQS, encoded by the coding sequence ATGGAAGATCTGTTTGAAGGGCATAATGTCGGCACCGCCCGCCCTCTGAAACTTTCAGAAGATGTTGTCAGTACCGCCACCTATGGCGGGCCAGACAAATGCTACCGTTATCGGCTTAAACGCGTGTGGGACGCAACACGCCCGCTGGTTATGTGGCTGATGATGAACCCCTCCGTCGCCACTGAATATGGGGATGACCGCACCGTGGCCAAATGCCAGCGTTATGCCCGCGCATGGGGTTATGGCGGTATTTTGGTGGGCAACACCTTTGCGTATCGCTGCACGGATCAGCTTCGGCTGCTAGAAACGCCAGACCCGGTTGGCCCGGAAAATGATAAAGCCCTGTTGGAAATGGCGCAGGAAGCCAACAAGGTGATTGCCGCCTATGGCACGCCGCACCACAAGGCCCTTTTGGCACGAGGGCCGGAGGTGGTGCATATGCTCCAGCAACACGGCATTACGGTGGATGCGTTGCGGCTAAGTAAAACAGGCCGCCCGTGCCATCCTCTTTATTTGCCAGCAAGCTTGTTGCCCGAGCCTTTGCCAACCCATTTGGTGCAAAGCTAA
- a CDS encoding thylakoid lumen protein — MALSALSVKAAVKVADKQPCPANSLLLGKDENPTAGQTCRVATLEVNAPDHPAFIQTLGSLMAEDSAGLMDLNISLYQLTPNGQKDALPQVVVSGYTGGAHCCQAAAIVEAAAQGQWRVLSLPAQNGGGEPIVQDIARDGTRQLVYTDERFDYAFASHAGSAMPVVLYQYQDGQLQNVTAQPRFAAYLRNQLAQDSAQWRKTGVTEVNGYLAAYVATSANIGELNAGWRYMMARYDTHSDFAETWCALDKAAWPQNKDGASCPKQFVKTVPFPQTLAQSLVQWGYMTPQQSAALGYDVDKIKQNQQQVIAATTKAWRAAH; from the coding sequence GTGGCCTTGTCTGCCTTAAGCGTAAAAGCTGCTGTAAAAGTGGCAGACAAACAGCCATGCCCAGCCAATAGCCTGCTTTTGGGGAAGGATGAAAACCCAACAGCCGGGCAAACATGCCGTGTGGCTACTTTAGAGGTAAATGCGCCAGATCATCCCGCATTTATCCAAACCTTAGGCAGCCTGATGGCGGAAGATAGCGCCGGGCTGATGGATTTAAACATTTCCCTGTATCAGCTTACGCCAAACGGGCAGAAGGATGCGCTGCCGCAAGTTGTGGTTTCGGGCTACACAGGTGGGGCGCATTGTTGCCAGGCTGCCGCTATTGTAGAGGCCGCCGCGCAAGGCCAATGGCGCGTGCTGTCACTACCCGCACAAAATGGCGGAGGGGAGCCTATCGTGCAGGATATTGCGCGAGATGGCACCCGCCAGCTTGTGTATACGGATGAGCGGTTTGATTACGCCTTTGCCTCTCACGCAGGTTCAGCCATGCCGGTGGTGCTGTATCAGTATCAGGATGGCCAGTTGCAGAATGTTACGGCGCAACCTCGGTTTGCAGCCTATTTGCGCAACCAGCTTGCGCAGGATTCTGCACAGTGGCGCAAAACGGGTGTAACGGAAGTAAACGGCTATCTGGCTGCCTATGTGGCCACCAGCGCGAATATTGGGGAACTGAACGCAGGCTGGCGCTATATGATGGCGCGGTATGATACGCACTCTGATTTTGCAGAAACATGGTGCGCGCTGGATAAAGCCGCATGGCCCCAGAACAAGGATGGTGCTTCCTGCCCCAAGCAGTTTGTAAAAACTGTGCCGTTTCCGCAAACTCTGGCGCAATCTCTGGTGCAGTGGGGGTACATGACGCCCCAGCAGAGTGCCGCCCTTGGCTATGATGTGGACAAAATAAAGCAGAACCAGCAGCAGGTTATTGCGGCCACCACCAAGGCATGGCGCGCCGCACACTAG
- a CDS encoding MFS transporter has protein sequence MTEPSFSSVTPSTLPDQSVDKATARHVVLASFLAWMLDACDFFIVLFTLDDVARSFNVSLQSVLLAPTLTLMTRPLGAFLCGRAADKYGRKPVLILTIIIYSLIELASAFAPTLVIFLALRTLFGIALGGEWGVGTSLIMESVPKSWRGTASGILQAGYPAGYLLASLVFLLLPVLGWRGLFVLGSGAIFSALYIWLRVPESPDWLARQKADTQHGQAEAHLGLLAIIKGNAALCVFAVVLMAAFNFMSHGSQDLYPKVFLALERHVPPTSITTVVVLYNLAAIAGGLFFGFLSQKIGRQYAIIFAAALTLPLLPLWTLPHSLLWLGLGAVCIQFCIQGAWGVVPAYLSELSPPSVRATFPGLAYQCGNLIAASNALLQTWFATQLGMGLAPALMLAVGGGAVVVLVLTLLNARLYPQRI, from the coding sequence ATGACCGAGCCTTCTTTTTCGTCTGTAACACCGTCTACTCTGCCTGATCAGTCGGTAGATAAAGCAACAGCGCGCCATGTTGTGTTGGCATCCTTTTTGGCATGGATGTTGGATGCGTGCGATTTTTTTATTGTGTTGTTCACACTTGATGATGTGGCACGCAGTTTTAACGTTTCCCTGCAAAGTGTGCTGCTTGCGCCCACACTTACGTTGATGACGCGGCCACTAGGCGCCTTTTTATGTGGGCGCGCGGCAGATAAATATGGCCGCAAGCCCGTGCTTATTTTAACAATTATTATTTATTCCTTAATAGAATTGGCATCGGCCTTTGCGCCAACCCTTGTTATATTTTTGGCGCTGCGCACTCTGTTTGGTATTGCGCTTGGGGGTGAATGGGGGGTGGGCACATCCCTGATTATGGAAAGCGTGCCCAAAAGCTGGCGTGGCACGGCTTCGGGTATTTTGCAGGCGGGGTATCCTGCGGGGTATTTGCTGGCATCCTTGGTATTTTTGCTATTGCCAGTTCTGGGGTGGCGTGGGCTATTTGTGCTGGGCAGTGGCGCTATTTTTTCTGCCCTGTATATCTGGCTGCGTGTGCCAGAAAGCCCAGATTGGCTGGCCCGGCAGAAGGCCGATACACAGCACGGACAAGCAGAAGCGCATCTTGGTTTGTTGGCCATTATAAAAGGCAATGCGGCATTATGTGTTTTTGCTGTGGTGCTGATGGCTGCTTTCAATTTCATGAGCCACGGTTCTCAGGATCTCTACCCCAAGGTGTTTCTGGCGCTGGAACGGCATGTGCCGCCTACGTCCATTACAACCGTTGTGGTGCTATATAATCTGGCTGCAATTGCGGGTGGGTTGTTTTTTGGGTTTCTATCGCAAAAAATCGGGCGGCAATATGCCATTATTTTTGCCGCGGCCTTAACACTGCCTTTGCTGCCATTATGGACACTCCCGCATTCTCTGCTCTGGCTGGGGCTTGGGGCTGTGTGTATCCAGTTCTGTATTCAGGGCGCGTGGGGCGTGGTACCTGCCTATTTAAGCGAGCTTTCGCCCCCATCTGTGCGGGCCACCTTCCCCGGCCTTGCCTATCAGTGCGGGAACCTTATTGCTGCCAGTAACGCTTTGCTTCAAACATGGTTTGCTACCCAATTGGGTATGGGGTTGGCGCCTGCGCTTATGTTGGCTGTTGGGGGTGGCGCAGTGGTTGTGCTGGTGCTTACACTCCTGAATGCCCGGCTGTATCCACAACGGATATAA